A window of the Fulvia fulva chromosome 11, complete sequence genome harbors these coding sequences:
- a CDS encoding Metal homeostatis protein BSD2: MSSQRYQPVAAADDDDDHVSGPSPVAAPDSPPPSFRSQQSSRRPSREHQHQTSDERDLDDAFDAPSDDEDDDDTRDRRRLMGGSDATSPAGSQGSNQLRPGAPARALTPIPTFTPGAPSGRVIGNSSDGVFANIAAKPRAGDDVDEKPPTYEQAAADATPPYWETTVLSPYATTGNPDDVFIDGLLVGSLFSFIWNALISMSFQLIGFLLTYLLHTTHAAKHGSRAGLGITLVQYGFQMRYAASVGHPSDDPTNGAPVEAVPDDPNSHDFDPSKVAGADGAAAAAASLSTTDWLSYALMIVGWFILIRAATDFMKARRQEALVRSSPDRGLGVAVVAENERPETSV; the protein is encoded by the exons ATGAGCTCGCAGCGCTATCAGCCT GTAGCAGCAGcagacgacgacgacgaccaTGTATCAGGACCCTCACCGGTCGCAGCTCCGGACTCGCCGCCACCCTCATTCCGCTCCCAGCAATCGTCGCGGCGGCCATCCCGCGAACACCAACACCAGACCTCCGACGAGCGCGACCTCGACGATGCCTTTGATGCACCTTCCGACGATGAGGACGATGATGATACACGCGACAGGAGGCGTTTAATGGGTGGCAGTGACGCCACATCACCCGCAGGATCACAGGGCAGCAATCAGCTACGGCCAGGCGCACCGGCACGCGCACTCACCCCGATACCCACTTTCACACCAGGAGCACCTAGCGGAAGAGTCATCGGAAACAGCTCGGATGGCGTCTTCGCAAACATAGCCGCAAAGCCTAGAGCTGGAGACGACGTAGATGAGAAGCCTCCGACATACGAACAGGCCGCAGCCGATGCGACGCCACCATACTGGGAGACGACAGTACTGTCACCATACGCCACGACCGGCAACCCAGATGATGTCTTTATCGACGGTCTTCTGGTCGGCTCGCTGTTCTCCTTCATCTGGAATGCACTGATATCCATGTCCTTCCAGCTTATCGGTTTCTTGCTCACCTACCTTCTGCATACTACACACGCGGCGAAACACGGTTCAAGAGCTGGTCTGGGTATTACCCTGGTACAATACGGCTTCCAGATGCGATATGCAGCATCTGTAGGACATCCTTCTGACGACCCGACAAATGGCGCTCCCGTGGAAGCCGTACCCGATGACCCGAACTCGCACGACTTCGACCCGAGCAAAGTGGCAGGAGCAGACGGAGCGGCAGCCGCGGCAGCAAGTCTGTCAACCACCGACTGGCTTTCATACGCATTGATGATCGTGGGCTGGTTCATCCTGATCCGGGCAGCGACAGACTTCATGAAGGCACGGCGGCAGGAGGCGTTGGTGCGATCCTCGCCGGATAGGGGTCTGGGTGTTGCCGTTGTGGCGGAGAATGAGCGTCCCGAAACCAGCGTTTGA
- a CDS encoding Eukaryotic translation initiation factor 3 subunit E, which translates to MADSQPTAAGDMLNGNTTNGDISSDIAKESSLLAKLIPHLDRHLVFPLLNFVEENTPEDEDITDITQLKYALLQETNMSDYVGDLYAQLNNLDERPAEYTKKREEVLERRRIYEEETEKIQGLLGNEDVINNLRSDKMSNMNYLKDNHGVTQQMVDQLYDFGQFQYTCGDYGSASELLYQFRILSTDNDKVSAATWGKLACDILTVNWESAMEEIMKLKESIDTRLFNNALAQLQHRTWLIHWALFPFFNHEPAREQLTELFFSPTYINTIQTSCPWILRYLSAAVITNRNRPGNKTFIYGNYQKQLKDLVRVVRQEQYEYNDPVTSFVKALYVDFDFEEAQRRLSEAEQIQRSDFFLVAAADAFLDAARHLISESYCKIHQRIDIKDLSTRLGLSHSEGEKWIVNLIRDTRVDAKIDYKAGTVIMNHPPVSVYQQVIERTKGGFFRTQVLSAAVAK; encoded by the exons ATGGCAGACTCACAACCCACCGCCGCCGGCGACATGCTGAACGGAAATACCACCAACGGCGACATTTCGAGCGACATCGCGAAGGAGTCGTCCCTCCTGGCAAAACTCATCCCACACCTGGACCGTCACCTGGTATTCCCACTGCTGAACTTCGTCGAGGAGAACACGCCAGAGGACGAGGACATCACAGACATCACACAGCTCAAATATGCGCTGCTCCAGGAGACCAACATGTCCGACTACGTGGGCGACCTGTACGCGCAGCTGAACAATCTGGACGAGCGACCCGCAGAATACACAAAGAAGCGGGAAGAGGTGCTCGAGAGGAGGCGCATTTACGAGGAGGAGACGGAGAAGATCCAGGGTCTGCTCGGAAATGAGGATGTCATCAACAACCTGCGCAGCGACAAGATGAGCAACATGAACTACCTCAAGGATAACCACGGCGTGACCCAGCAGATGGTCGACCAGCTCTACGATTTCGGCCAGTTCCAGTACACTTGCGGTGACTACGGCAGCGCATCCGAGCTTCTCTACCAGTTCCGTATCCTGTCCACTGATAACGACAAGGTCAGCGCGGCGACCTGGGGAAAGCTAGCTTGCGACATCCTCACAGTCAACTGGGAGAGCGCCATGGAGGAGATCATGAAGCTCAAGGAGAGCATCGACACACGCCTCTTCAACAACGCCCTCGCACAACTCCAGCACCGAACATGGTTGATTCACTGGGCACTCTTCCCGTTCTTCAACCACGAGCCAGCACGTGAGCAACTCACCGAGCTCTTCTTCTCGCCCACCTACATCAACACCATCCAGACTTCGTGCCCATGGATCCTCAGATATCTTTCGGCCGCAGTCATCACAAACCGCAACCGACCAGGAAACAAGACTTTCATCTACGGCAACTACCAGAAGCAGCTCAAAGATCTCGTGCGAGTCGTGAGGCAGGAGCAGTATGAATACAACGATCCAGTGACGAGCTTCGTCAAGGCGTTGTACGTGGACTTCGACTTTGAGGAAGCGCAGCGACGTCTATCAGAAGCAGAGCAGATCCAGCGTTCCGACTTCTTCCTCGTGGCCGCAGCAGACGCATTCCTCGATGCTGCACGTCACCTTATTTCCGAGTCTTACTGCAAGATTCACCAGCGGATCGATATCAA GGACCTTTCCACCAGACTCGGCCTCTCGCACTCGGAGGGTGAGAAGTGGATCGTCAACCTCATCCGCGACACACGAGTGGATGCGAAGATCGACTACAAGGCAGGCACTGTCATCATGAACCACCCACCAGTCTCAGTATACCAGCAGGTCATCGAGCGGACGAAGGGTGGCTTCTTCCGAACACAAGTTCTGTCTGCTGCGGTCGCCAAGTAA
- a CDS encoding Mitochondrial intermediate peptidase — translation MFKRLEQRAWTCPQCLRQQVRQSRRSLVTSSRTKGAAAAGAVADDYQQPISTAAPSIAHDDRTLRQIFDSPRFWKDFSSKTKYHSGGKSAGLLQNRYLSKPEGFGEFANVTLQKCQKIVAQVLKYNTVDQYKRITRDLDRLSDLLCRVIDLSDFIRSVHPDRQIQAAATQAYAAMFQYMNVLNTTPGLNEQLKKAASIPEVHASWSVEEKTVAEILIRDFSKSAIDLPEKEREAFVALSDEIAEVGNAFVDSMAPEKPYLQFSSSKMKGMDPVFVKQLTKWGNVTLPTEGMPAQVALRTVEDADVRQEVYMANRTSSKDNLQRLERMLRLRAELAKLSHYESFAHMTLTDKMAKSPEAVTSFLDGLAQVNSPHAREELRELLELKKGDAHSLNRPEQLNAWDRDYYTTQLMSSMRSKARTPDVLSAYFSLGTVFQGLSRLFHRLYGIRLVPHETLPGETWNSDVRRLDVIDDHEGHIAVIYCDLFERPGKSPNPAHFTLRCSRRISSEEMHEAAEISSHSSSPFSTAQEAVNDGLATNFNSRDNNALYQLPTIALICDFSLPPQGSKRPTLLTFRELTTLFHEMGHAVHSICGRTALQNVSGTRCATDFAELPSVLMENFASAPEVLGLYARHWETDTPLDPSRVQERVEIDKRMQGAETESQILLAMLDQEYHSSQSLSWQDAGESTKVYQNVWNKYSSVPEPQGTSWQGFFGHLFGYGATYYSYLFDRAIAGKIWRDVFQRQQGDAVNPAQGALFRGEVLRWGGGRDGWRCVAGVLQEKDGVLAEGGKGAMEMVGKWDGVVYGFANQKIVVQQLFFPTCHVEANWCSAPDHCECCLGLDQQQAKTYHLSRPTQFKQRYISILFIPFLLHLTSTAAQPPLPPLSNTLAPLYGMGVLDKYPDECVISLHDGQTLEKHFRTLAIDQHAFAALREFTWGYEATMSASLRDKLIRRDPGVLAVETSRPAYAIEAVDVVVCEPEGGPPWWNR, via the exons ATGTTCAAACGATTAGAACAACGGGCGTGGACATGCCCGCAATGTCTCCGTCAACAAGTCCGACAATCCCGACGATCGCTTGTCACCTCCAGCAGAACGAAAGGAGCAGCGGCAGCAGGCGCGGTTGCAGACGACTATCAACAACCAATCTCGACGGCTGCACCCAGCATTGCCCACGATGATCGGACACTCCGACAGATCTTCGACTCGCCGCGCTTCTGGAAGGACTTCTCGTCCAAGACGAAATACCACTCTGGCGGGAAGAGTGCTGGCCTGCTACAGAATCGCTATCTCTCCAAGCCAGAGGGCTTTGGAGAGTTCGCGAATGTCACACTGCAGAAGTGCCAGAAGATCGTTGCACAGGTGTTGAAGTACAACACGGTAGACCAGTACAAGAGGATTACACGAGATTTGGATAGATTGAGTGATTTGCTATGTCGTGTTATCGATCTGAGTGATTTCATTCGATCAGTACACCCAGACAGGCAGATACAGGCTGCTGCTACCCAAGCATATGCTGCCATGTTTCAGTACATGAATGTCCTGAATACCACACCAGGATTGAACGAGCAATTGAAGAAGGCAGCATCGATCCCTGAAGTACATGCATCATGGAGCGTAGAAGAGAAGACCGTGGCCGAGATCTTGATACGAGACTTCTCCAAGTCAGCGATAGACTTGCCAGAAAAAGAACGAGAAGCGTTCGTGGCGCTGTCAGATGAGATTGCTGAAGTCGGTAATGCATTTGTGGACAGCATGGCGCCGGAAAAGCCATACCTTCAGTTCAGCAGCAGCAAGATGAAGGGGATGGATCCTGTATTCGTCAAACAGTTGACTAAATGGGGCAACGTGACTTTGCCGACTGAAGGAATGCCAGCGCAGGTTGCACTGCGGACTGTAGAGGATGCCGATGTGCGGCAAGAGGTATACATGGCCAACCGAACTTCTTCAAAGGACAACCTGCAACGGCTGGAGCGAATGCTTCGACTACGAGCAGAGCTCGCGAAGCTGTCACACTACGAGAGCTTCGCCCATATGACATTGACCGACAAGATGGCCAAATCGCCTGAAGCTGTCACCTCGTTCTTAGACGGTCTTGCTCAAGTCAATTCGCCACATGCACGAGAAGAGTTGCGAGAACTGCTTGAGCTCAAAAAGGGCGATGCTCACTCGCTCAACCGACCAGAACAGCTCAATGCATGGGATCGAGACTATTACACCACTCAGCTCATGTCTTCGATGCGCTCGAAAGCACGAACACCCGATGTACTGAGTGCATACTTCTCTCTTGGTACGGTCTTTCAGGGACTGTCTCGTCTCTTTCATCGTCTCTACGGCATCCGTCTAGTACCTCACGAAACACTTCCTGGCGAAACGTGGAATTCAGATGTCCGACGCCTGGACGTAATCGACGACCACGAAGGCCACATCGCCGTAATCTACTGCGACCTTTTCGAACGACCAGGGAAAAGCCCCAATCCTGCGCACTTCACGCTCCGCTGCTCCCGCCGTATCAGCTCCGAAGAGATGCACGAAGCCGCCGAAATCAGCTCCCACTCCTCTTCACCCTTCTCGACCGCCCAAGAAGCTGTGAACGATGGTCTAGCCACGAACTTTAACTCCCGCGACAACAATGCCCTGTATCAACTCCCCACCATAGCACTCATCTGCGACTTCTCCCTCCCACCACAAGGCTCAAAGCGTCCAACCCTGCTCACTTTCCGCGAACTCACAACACTCTTCCACGAAATGGGTCATGCGGTCCACTCCATCTGCGGCCGCACTGCACTCCAAAACGTCAGTGGAACCCGCTGCGCAACGGATTTCGCGGAACTGCCCTCAGTGCTGATGGAGAATTTTGCGTCCGCACCAGAAGTCCTCGGACTCTACGCCCGGCACTGGGAGACTGACACGCCACTGGACCCCAGCCGCGTCCAAGAACGTGTCGAGATCGATAAGAGAATGCAAGGAGCCGAGACAGAATCTCAAATCCTGCTCGCCATGCTCGATCAAGAATACCACTCTTCCCAATCGCTCTCCTGGCAAGACGCTGGCGAGAGCACGAAGGTCTACCAAAATGTCTGGAACAAATACTCATCGGTCCCCGAACCTCAAGGTACATCCTGGCAAGGCTTCTTCGGTCACCTTTTTGGCTATGGCGCTACGTACTACTCCTACCTATTTGATCGAGCAATCGCTGGCAAGATTTGGAGAGATGTGTTTCAAAGGCAGCAAGGTGATGCTGTCAACCCTGCGCAGGGAGCGCTGTTTAGAGGAGAGGTTCTGCGATGGGGTGGTGGGAGGGATGGATGGCGGTGCGTTGCTGGTGTGTTGCAAGAGAAGGATGGTGTTCTGGCTGAGGGTGGGAAGGGGGCGATGGAGATGGTGGGAAAGTGGG ACGGCGTGGTATATGGCTTTGCGAACCAGAAAATCGTTGTCCAACAGTTATTCTTCCCAACATGCCACGTGGAGGCCAACTGGTGCTCAGCTCCCGATCATTGCGAGTGTTGCCTGGGTCTGGACCAACAGCAAGCAAAGACCTACCACCTCAGTCGCCCAACGCAGTTCAAACAACGATACATCTCAATCCTCTTCATCCCATTTCTCCTCCACCTCACATCCACAGCCGCACAGCCACCGCTACCACCCCTCAGCAACACCCTCGCGCCTCTGTACGGCATGGGCGTACTCGACAAATACCCAGACGAGTGCGTCATCTCCTTGCACGACGGCCAGACCCTCGAGAAGCACTTTCGTACCCTCGCAATCGATCAACACGCCTTCGCCGCTTTGCGCGAGTTCACTTGGGGCTATGAGGCGACTATGAGTGCCAGTCTACGGGATAAGCTCATCCGACGCGATCCTGGTGTACTAGCAGTGGAGACGAGTCGGCCTGCTTACGCGATTGAAGCCGTAGATGTGGTGGTATGTGAGCCTGAGGGTGGACCGCCGTGGTGGAATCGTTGA
- a CDS encoding Exodeoxyribonuclease 1, protein MGIQGLLPLLKSIHKPTHLRNFSGQTLGVDAYGWLHRGTVSCAIELAEGKPTRRHIDFALHRVRMLIHFGVKPYIVFDGDYLPSKAHTEKERAARRKESKRVGLELLRMGRPSQAHLELQKAVDVTPVMARELIEELKRLDVPYVVAPYEADSQLAYLEKQGTIDGVISEDSDLLVFGVKCLLTKLDQYGECVMINRSDFTSCREVSLVGWTDKEFRMMAMLSGCDYLPGIDKMGLKTAYRLVRKHKTVDRVVRTVQFDGKMKVPAGYLDAFQRAERTFMHQWVFCPQARCLLNLYKLPEGLDAASIPYIGKHVEPELAAGVARGDLDPNTKQPIQLPNRFQDRARTHSRTVQTPGEKKGTPITEFFKKRTPLAELDPNSFTPSPTQQRLLEPQSSVAWSASQIPAPVRSFGLSRSTTAPVPSSSAPRVSRRHVTDPFPSTRASPKRQRLCSESNIATAMKGNHDLQEGMTSRFFAKTPAQDSPSTRRKSSKKEEFDLWSDDSVAEAVAAATATPELTQTTAVSSPRKRKKLAVFADPPADEGDTSVGDMTQDSIDTTVSSVFDDVTESGTPDTSFADTPPPREASTFSKEIAINFAALKYNSPSATRRTITRANTTPLPSSILPQKTQRGDTTASAVEEIQEEVRGTVVEEAALVPNSSPAMSRSKHTVVAADDDIIDDDEFLAAEKEPLHSRHTFSPKGSEDMLVPESPGEASDSSGGQAKPGLCLSRFAFVG, encoded by the exons ATGGGCATCCAAG GACTCTTGCCGCTGCTCAAGAGCATCCACAAGCCGACACACCTCCGCAACTTCTCGGGCCAGACGCTCGGAGTCGACGCCTATGGCTGGCTCCATCGAGGCACAGTCTCGTGTGCCATTGAGCTGGCGGAGGGCAAGCCAACACGGAGACACATCGACTTTGCTCTGCACCGAGTACGGATGCTGATACACTTTGGTGTGAAGCCATACATCGTCTTTGATGGCGACTATCTTCCAAGCAAGGCGCATACCGAGAAGGAGCGAGCTGCAAGACGGAAGGAAAGCAAGAGAGTGGGCCTGGAGCTGCTCCGCATGGGACGACCCTCACAAGCACACCTCGAGTTGCAGAAAGCCGTCGATGTCACACCCGTCATGGCTCGTGAGCTCATCGAGGAGTTGAAGCGCCTCGATGTGCCATACGTAGTGGCACCCTACGAGGCGGACAGTCAATTGGCGTACCTTGAGAAGCAAGGGACGATTGATGGAGTCATCAGCGAGGACTCAGATCTGCTGGTGTTTGGCGTCAAGTGCCTTCTCACCAAGCTTGACCAGTACGGAGAATGTGTCATGATCAACCGATCAGATTTTACGTCCTGCCGTGAGGTCAGTTTGGTTGGCTGGACAGACAAAGAGTTCCGGATGATGGCCATGCTGAGCGGCTGCGACTACTTACCTGGCATCGACAAGATGGGTCTCAAGACTGCATATCGGCTTGTCAGGAAGCACAAGACAGTGGACCGAGTTGTGCGGACGGTCCAATTTGATGGCAAGATGAAAGTGCCAGCCGGCTATCTGGACGCCTTCCAGAGGGCTGAGCGGACTTTCATGCATCAATGGGTCTTCTGTCCACAAGCGCGGTGTCTGCTGAATCTTTACAAGCTGCCAGAAGGATTAGACGCCGCCAGCATACCATACATTGGCAAGCATGTCGAGCCAGAACTGGCGGCAGGTGTTGCACGTGGTGACCTGGACCCGAACACCAAGCAGCCCATCCAATTGCCCAACCGCTTTCAGGACAGGGCAAGAACACATTCGAGGACTGTCCAGACACCAGGCGAAAAGAAGGGCACACCAATCACAGAGTTTTTCAAGAAGCGGACTCCGCTCGCTGAGCTTGACCCGAACTCTTTCACACCATCGCCCACTCAGCAGCGTCTTTTGGAGCCACAGAGCAGCGTTGCCTGGTCTGCTTCGCAGATTCCTGCTCCTGTTCGATCTTTCGGCCTCAGTCGCAGTACTACTGCCCCGGTACCATCTTCTTCCGCTCCTCGAGTGTCCCGCAGACACGTTACCGACCCTTTTCCATCAACACGAGCATCGCCTAAGAGGCAGAGGCTTTGTTCGGAATCGAACATTGCCACTGCCATGAAAGGCAATCATGATCTGCAAGAAGGTATGACCAGCCGTTTCTTCGCGAAGACACCTGCTCAAGATAGCCCCTCGACGCGAAGGAAGTCCAGTAAGAAAGAGGAATTTGATCTATGGTCGGATGACTCGGTGGCAGAGGCCGTGGCAGCTGCCACAGCTACTCCAGAGCTGACCCAGACTACTGCTGTCTCGTCGCCCAGGAAGAGGAAGAAGTTGGCAGTGTTTGCTGACCCACCAGCCGACGAAGGCGATACTTCCGTTGGCGACATGACCCAAGACTCAATCGATACTACCGTCTCGTCCGTATTTGATGACGTGACAGAGTCCGGGACACCGGATACGTCGTTCGCAGACACTCCGCCACCTCGAGAAGCAAGCACCTTTAGCAAAGAGATTGCAATCAACTTCGCTGCATTAAAGTATAACAGTCCCTCCGCAACACGCAGAACTATCACAAGGGCCAATACTACACCACTTCCATCAAGCATCTTGCCACAGAAGACACAGCGCGGGGACACGACCGCATCAGCTGTGGAAGAGATTCAGGAAGAGGTTCGGGGAACCGTGGTCGAAGAGGCCGCGCTTGTGCCCAACTCGTCACCGGCCATGTCGAGGAGTAAGCACACTGTCGTTGCCGCCGACGACGATATCATAGACGATGATGAGTTCCTCGCGGCTGAGAAGGAGCCCCTTCACTCACGGCACACCTTCTCACCCAAAGGCAGTGAAGACATGCTCGTGCCCGAGAGCCCGGGTGAGGCTTCAGACAGCAGTGGTGGTCAGGCTAAGCCCGGCCTTTGTTTGAGCCGCTTTGCTTTTGTCGGATGA
- a CDS encoding Translation machinery-associated protein 16, with protein MPSKLSKVTKRVTKKKGTKINALHENSRDAQRLRRAGARDERVANMKSTKQKTNLPWLERVAFFQDRLPETLHPLNVEEMKDLVAQFLQRHDEELNALKAERRPGRPASNRQSLLEQAVKAEAQEFVSGFWLPNLQDVETLQKLDEWKGLWLGLGSLRFLRVQKDGEVKESQFPPRGAS; from the coding sequence ATGCCTTCCAAACTAAGCAAAGTAACCAAGCGAGTCACAAAGAAGAAGGGAACCAAAATCAATGCGCTTCACGAGAACAGCAGAGATGCTCAACGACTACGAAGGGCAGGCGCGAGAGATGAACGGGTGGCCAACATGAAGTCGACCAAACAGAAGACGAACTTGCCATGGCTTGAGCGCGTTGCCTTCTTCCAAGACAGACTGCCAGAGACCCTGCATCCTTTGAATGTGGAGGAGATGAAGGATTTGGTAGCGCAGTTTCTGCAGCGCCACGACGAGGAGCTGAATGCACTGAAGGCGGAGAGACGACCAGGAAGACCAGCATCGAACAGGCAGTCATTGTTGGAGCAGGCAGTGAAAGCGGAGGCACAGGAGTTTGTGAGTGGGTTCTGGTTGCCAAATCTGCAGGACGTGGAGACGCTGCAGAAGCTGGACGAGTGGAAGGGATTGTGGCTCGGGTTGGGGAGCTTGAGATTTTTGAGGGTGCAGAAGGATGGCGAAGTCAAGGAGAGCCAGTTCCCGCCCCGAGGAGCGTCATGA